One Helianthus annuus cultivar XRQ/B chromosome 7, HanXRQr2.0-SUNRISE, whole genome shotgun sequence genomic region harbors:
- the LOC110868474 gene encoding peroxidase N has protein sequence MKTSNNINFAWFITISMLCLLATSQLTTDFYSKTCPNLRTIVRDQITKVIKTEPRMAASLLRLHFHDCFVNGCDASILLDGADGEKFALPNINSARGFELVDSIKSAVESSCSGVVSCADILAVAARYSVVFSGGRRYDVPLGRRDGLVANQTGANLMLPAPFETLGNITRKFEAVGLNITDVVILSGAHTFGKASCATFRNRLFNFSGTNAPDSTLLDSSMVSVLQNLCPVNGDGRQTTALDWNSTENFDNHYFRNLVNGRGLLESDQVLYSSDEAISTTRSLVELYSKNWQIFLDDFKHSMVKLGNIQPLTGSSGEIRKNCRVVNS, from the exons ATGAAGACTTCAAACAACATTAATTTTGCATGGTTTATAACCATCTCAATGCTGTGTTTGCTTGCAACTTCTCAACTAACAACTGATTTCTACTCAAAGACATGTCCTAATCTTCGCACCATTGTACGTGACCAAATTACTAAGGTGATTAAAACTGAACCAAGAATGGCAGCTTCTTTGCTTCGGCTACACTTCCATGATTGTTTTGTAAAT GGATGTGATGCATCGATCTTACTCGATGGAGCCGATGGAGAGAAGTTTGCTTTACCAAACATCAATTCGGCTCGGGGATTTGAGTTGGTGGATTCGATCAAAAGTGCTGTGGAAAGTTCATGCAGTGGAGTAGTTTCTTGTGCAGATATTCTGGCTGTAGCCGCTCGTTATTCAGTTGTCTTT AGTGGAGGACGACGATATGACGTGCCACTAggaagaagagatggacttgtgGCAAACCAAACGGGGGCTAACCTAATGTTACCTGCACCCTTTGAGACTCTGGGTAACATTACTCGCAAGTTTGAAGCTGTGGGCCTCAATATCACTGATGTCGTCATACTTTCag GTGCACATACATTTGGGAAAGCAAGTTGCGCAACATTTAGAAACAGATTATTCAACTTCTCTGGAACGAATGCACCTGATAGTACGTTACTTGACTCGAGTATGGTATCGGTTCTACAAAATCTATGTCCGGTGAATGGAGATGGTAGGCAAACGACAGCTCTTGACTGGAACTCGACTGAGAATTTTGACAACCATTACTTTCGAAACTTGGTCAACGGGCGTGGACTTCTTGAATCTGATCAAGTGTTGTATTCGAGTGATGAGGCTATCTCAACTACACGAAGTCTTGTTGAGCTCTACAGCAAAAACTGGCAGATTTTCTTGGATGATTTTAAGCATTCCATGGTGAAACTGGGGAATATTCAACCACTTACAGGATCTTCTGGGGAGATTAGGAAGAATTGCAGGGTTGTTAATTCAtag
- the LOC110868475 gene encoding peroxidase N — protein MKTSNNISFAWFVIISMLCLLANSQLTTDFYSKTCPNLRTIVRDQIIKVIKTEPRMAASLLRLHFHDCFVNGCDASILLDGADGEKFALPNINSARGFEVVDSIKSVVESSCSGVVSCADILAVAARYSVVFSGGRRYDVPLGRRDGLVANQTGANLMLPAPFETLGNITRKFEAVGLNITDVVILSGAHTFGKASCATFRNRLFNFSGTSAPDSTLLDSNMVSVLQNLCPVNGDGRQTTALDWNSTENFDNHYFRNLVNGRGLLESDQVLYSSDEAISTTRSLVELYSKNWQIFLDDFKHSMVKLGNIQPLTGSSGEIRKNCRVVNS, from the exons ATGAAGACCTCAAACAACATTAGTTTTGCATGGTTTGTAATCATCTCAATGTTGTGTTTGCTTGCAAATTCTCAACTAACAACAGATTTCTACTCAAAGACATGTCCTAATCTTCGCACCATCGTACGTGACCAAATTATTAAGGTGATTAAAACTGAACCAAGAATGGCAGCTTCTTTGCTTCGGCTTCACTTCCATGATTGTTTTGTAAAT GGATGTGATGCATCGATCTTACTCGATGGAGCCGACGGAGAGAAGTTTGCTTTACCAAACATCAATTCGGCTCGGGGATTTGAGGTGGTGGATTCGATCAAAAGTGTTGTGGAAAGTTCATGCAGTGGAGTAGTTTCTTGTGCTGATATTCTGGCTGTAGCCGCTCGTTATTCAGTTGTCTTT AGTGGAGGACGACGATATGACGTGCCACTAggaagaagagatggacttgtgGCAAACCAAACCGGGGCTAACCTAATGTTACCTGCACCCTTTGAGACTCTGGGTAACATTACTCGCAAGTTTGAAGCCGTGGGCCTCAATATCACTGATGTCGTCATACTTTCag GTGCACATACATTTGGGAAAGCAAGTTGCGCAACATTTAGAAACAGATTATTCAACTTCTCTGGAACGAGTGCACCTGATAGTACGTTACTTGACTCGAATATGGTATCGGTTCTACAAAATCTGTGTCCGGTGAATGGAGATGGTAGGCAAACAACAGCTCTTGACTGGAACTCGACTGAGAATTTTGACAACCATTACTTTCGAAACTTGGTCAACGGGCGTGGACTTCTTGAATCTGATCAAGTGTTGTATTCGAGTGATGAGGCTATCTCAACTACACGAAGTCTTGTTGAGCTCTACAGCAAAAACTGGCAGATTTTCTTGGATGATTTTAAGCATTCCATGGTGAAACTGGGGAATATTCAACCACTTACAGGATCTTCTGGTGAGATTAGGAAGAATTGCAGGGTTGTTAATtcatag